From the genome of Xiphophorus couchianus chromosome 15, X_couchianus-1.0, whole genome shotgun sequence:
AAAAGATGACGCAGTTGTGTTATAAATAGTATTTTGTTGAGATGGGAACAGTAAAAGTTTGGGAATTTGTGACTTAGAGTAAATGAGGTCATTGACAGCATGACTTAGCGATTATCAGCAATATATAAACAATTATAAAGAAAGGTGAAATCATCTGTTTGCTGAGCACCAGAAATAACACTAACTCTAAGGATACAGAAGACAGACGTTGattacaaagaaacaaaacaaacgatAGTTGAAGCGTTTTCAATCCCTTCATTTCCTTTCGGCTCTGGACGTAAATTTCCAAGGTTTGACACGACCCGGTGAAAAACTGGGAAGACTAGTGCAGAGTCTTCCCAGATATAAGCCAGGAATGTCACTGCAGAGTCTAAACATCTGAGCGGAGCTGGAGGGAgcactttaaacagaaatcaGTCAAACTAACTCAGCTTTCTCCTGGCTGGACaccacagagcagcagaggaaaagAAGTTATCCACCGTAGCAGACACCTTCTAAACACTTATCACGTATGTCCTAAGTAAACCGAAACACAACAGCGGGTTATCGGTTCTGCCTTGGCTCCACTGGGTGGTGAGGTAGAGATGTGCTTGAACGGTAGACCTGCTGTTCGCTGACCTGCGATCGAGGTTGCACGCTGATGACATGTGCATCTGTTGAGTGTTGCTTGGCTACATGAGAGGTAAAAGGTTTTGTCTTCTTAAACAGGAAGCTGCTAATGTACTGGAATGTGTGCATGAGGGGGGTTTTCAAGAGCTGTTTGCGATCTCTGTGTGGGTTTTAAATTCTGTCtagaaagtttgaaaaaatggCATAAAGGTTTCCACATCAAGCCAAAGTAATGGCCTCacttaaagtcttttttttttttttttgattggcCAACACATAGTAGTGCATAAATGCagtgggaggaaaagaaaatgtgttgggttttttttttcaaaataaaagattgtaTTGTGTGGAATGCATTTGTATTATGAAAGCCCCTTTACTTTGATattgctaaataaaatccagtgcagcaGATTCTCCTTCCAAAGTCAGCTACCTTTCAAATATCAATAAGGTCGAGATAGAAAAAGATCACAAAAACATAACCAGTCGGCAATGGCGGTGCTGAGGGCTGCCCACCTAGAGGCGAGAATGTTAAATTTGTTGATAGAAAAGCCACCAGAAGATGCCACAGATGAATGGTGTCATCAAAAGACTTGAGTGTGGACTTGGCTAACCAAAAAGTGAAAAGAGTCAAACTAAAGTTTGGATTTGgggcatgccacacttttcaaggTTATCTAAAGGGGTGTCTGAAGGGGTAGCATTGCTTTTTCATGGTGCTGTGTGTATGTGAATAATCCGATGGTTTCTATTATGCTTCTATGTGAGCCGAGGCCTTGTCTTTTAACAGGTCCAGACACAGGTGACAGCTCCAGCTCCCTGGAAAGACACAGTGAAAAATcatctctcctctctctttccaTATATAGCCTTATCCTGAAGCCTCTCTCAAACATAAAGCACATGACCTATATACGTAGTCCACTGATGTGTTTggtagacaaaacaaaaaaaacccttcaaaaaCTGGCTCTCACCTTCAGGAGGTTGGGTCATCGGAGGCTTCAGGCAGTACATGTGATATCCCCGATCACAGTCATCGCAGAACAGCAACTGGTCCTgaatggaaacacacacacacactcgacATCAGGAGAAGAAAGAGATTTTCTGTGACGGGTCCGACACGACGAGCCTTAGCGTGACGATGCTCACATCGTTCTCGGAGGTTCCGCACAGACTGCAGGACTTGCACTCGATGCACTGCCACTGATACGTCCTGACCGCCTGCATCATGTTTTCTGTGAACTGCAGACATGTGGGGtgacctttggaggggcagtaaggtaaaaaaaaaaaagaaaaacacacaaggagagacatTATTGGACATATTTTACAAGATGTTTCCACCTTAAGAGATGTTTATCCTCTagtttataaaaatactttttgtcgTTCGGGTTTTTGAAGCCATTTACAAATTAATACAACTCTCATTTCACCTGTGTGAACATGTCTATGCACCCTTGTGTAAGTAATTTGTGTAAAGCATCCCTACAATCACAATTCACTGTACCGGTAGTGCATTCAGACGAACATCAAATTTAGTGTGTTACATGGTCAGaaaggcttttttaaaatctgaccaCATCTCTTTCTGCAGGCTTGAGAAGGcttaatacaaataattttttatgtaaaaaataaaacttttcccattattttaaaacaatgtatccCTGTCCATCTACTTTGTGATTATTTAACTGTTTGTATTGGTTTATCACATACAAtcttaacaaaataaattgatgtttgtggttctaaCTTGACTAAATGTGAATATATTAATGTGGTCTTCCAGCCAAAATGGAAACCTCAGCGTCGGAGGAACACAAGCAATGTCACACTGGCTCGCTGTTCTCCTGTCCTGACAAAGCTCATTCGCTCAAATGCATTTTTCCGCCTTCTCTCAGCAGGTGATCTGAGATATGATTTGCAGGGATGAACAAAGCAGAAAGGGGGAGGGGGTGATGTGGAAGAAAGAGATGCAGACAACTGCGGCATCATAATGCAcaaagctgaagaaaacaaacagtgatGGCATGTCatctaaaagcagaaatcctTGCAGAGGGATGGAGCCAGAAGAGGCATACAGAACGGAACCAAGCAGCAGATATTAAAAATGGAGAATATCAGTTTTTCAGCTGTTCAGTCTCACTTATTGAGGTCATTGATAACCcacaaaaatagaaatgctTGTTTTGTGGCAACTTTGAAATTGATCTTGATAGGCACTTTTCTTCTAACCTGACtgagctttatttatttatttatttatttaattatttatcttaaatgtcTTAATATTCAAGCTAATATTCCCCAAAAACCTGTAGAATAAGCTAAAGATTATTGTACAGGTTGTTGACTCAACGTGGCTGAATACGAATGCACAAATAACTAATAATACATGACATCACTACCTCAACTTGTATTTGTCTATAACATGAACCCTCCACAACGTACCCTGACATTCAAGCAGAGCTTAATGGATGCTAAAACATTTAGGGTGGGTAAACAGTCAGGGCTTCTCTAAAGGGATGAAAGCCTCTTTAAAGTTCAGACATTGTCAAATCTATGataaatctttacatttttcataaatcttTTGAGTCTTTTGTAGTGTAACTTTAAATTGTTTCACACACAGACGCCCACGcccacacccacacgcacacaaaatGGGTTTActattttagaaacaaaaataattaatccaATACGCCATCTACACCCACTTGTCCTTGAATGGTCACAGGGGGGCTGGTACctgtttccagcagccattggtcaagaggcggggtacacgCTGGACAGGTTTCCATTCTGTCACAAGGCATCAAAGAGACACaaaggacaaacaaccatgcacacacacacacacacgcatacctAAAGGCAATTTAGAGTAATCAATTAACCTAACTTTCTttggacagtgggaggaagctggagtactgGAGACAATCCACACATGCATGGTAGAGGCATTAATCCAGATCTTTTGTTGTGTATTAAGATAATCCATTATTAATGTTGCTACCTTCTGTGTAAAACTGTTTGGTTCTCTTACATAGttcttctgttttcctttttctgtcacaattatTCCAAAAACTgcatccaaaccaacctggcccAAGATGCAGAAAATAATTGCCCTCATTGTTAAAATGcgattaaacacattttttatttaccacaTCCAGACCTAATTATTGCCAGATCTGTAGAGTCAAGACATTACTTAAACAGAAGCTGTCTGACAACAGCAAGTATTCAAAAAGAGCAGCATGTCGCAAGCTACAGCGCAATGACTTGTTTCGAGCCAAAATTCCTCTGAACCGACGTAAATCCGCATTTAAAAAGAATCATAGATGGAAGatcacattttgtatttactccgGTTATGTTTTTCTagcattaaaatgtatttgacaCTGAAACATTCacaattttcacaaaatctgTGAGGAGGCAAATACTTTCAAGCGTTATATCGGTTGTGCTCGTCAACTCATCTCAAATTCTAGCGGTTCTGGCACCTTCTGgggtttgcttgtttttgttgtcgTGCTTCAAAATGTGCAACTCTTTCAACGTTCTGGGGAGCAAAGGAATCTTGGGCGACACACTCACCAGAGCGACCGCAGTCGGAGCAGGACACCAGCTCCTCTGCCTGCCCCGTTTTCCTGTTGGCGTCCTGGTCTCCCAAGCAGAAGTCACAGTAGTCGTTGGGAATGATGCTTCCATCAGAGCCCTTCTGAGCTGTCCAGAGGAACAGGAAAACATCataaaggaatatttttgaTAGAGATGAAGTCAGATGTGAGAGCTGCGTCTTACGTTTGTGGTTATCCGAGCTGTGAGGCGACGGTGGAACCGTCTCTGCGTCCTtctcctcttctccttcctcctcgGCCAGGTGAGTGTGGGTGTAGTGGTAGCTCAGGCCCGGACGGTTCTTGTAGCGCTTCCCACAGACTGCGGATGAAACGTGACATGTTCGTTAGCAATTCACCAGCCGCTGTGTGTATTGGCTTAATGAAGGAGGATGTAAAAACAAAGCCACAGCAAACCGAAAAGTTAAAAACTACCTTTGGATGTATTGGTAGTTTATCTGGTtcaatttttggttttattaatatGAGCATGAAAACATGAACTCGTTAgactgttttatgatttttcttttttataccCGCATCCAATTGTGTTGAACCCAttaatcaaaagtaaaaaataaaaaaaaaaacaataatggaaTCATTTCTATGCCAAAAATATTGAAAGCTTGCCGGATTGCCTTGAATTCTTAAATTAGCACATTGGTCctcaattaatttcaatttgcaaaCAGCTATTTGGTGTGGCGTAGAAAAGCATAAAGGAGTTTCAACTCATCAAATCACATCATCACacctccaccaccgtgcttaGCAATTGCAATGTGGTGTGTGTGAAGCAGCCAATTCTGTAGAAGATGTAGTTTTTCCCcacccaaaagaaaaaaagatttcttgaTTTGAAAGCACAATTCAACTTTCATAAAGTTCACAAAGCAGTAAATAATCGCACCCAGTGGAAACACTTCCTCAGCGGTTTTAGAGAAACCGACGCAACATGCATCTGTCGGTGAAGTCACACCAGAACTTGCAACCGGTAGCGACAGAAGCTCATGGCAAAGCGTTAGTGTCATGCATCGCTTGCACTGAATCCACAAAGAGAAGTCCAAGCATACAGCATCAGAGGTTTTCTCTCAGACATTCCTGCGCTGTTAGCAAAAAGGCTGATCACTGCGGTATAACATGGAGCTGGgagaaagaaaagttcaaattcAGATACCTTCTTCAGCCTTTTTTGAGTTATGCTTTTGTTTGTACCTATCTGGAACAGAGGAGACACAGAAGCAAACCATGATGGAaagagaatgaaacaaaaatggaaatgaaaccGATTCGCATGAGTTTCAGTCCACAAACAACCCGACTCCTGGAGGGGGGGGAGGATTTCGTCCAGGTACAGAAAGGGGGCATGCTGGTCAATTCTGCATAAACATCAGAGTCCCTTTACATGCTTATTTTaggaacaggaaaaaaaaggagggatGACATTAAGAGACTTGAGAAGCTACATCTGCTCTTCATCAACATGTATTTTCTCTTTGAGCAGacattttagatcttttttttgtcatgagaACTACTGCAGGAAGAGGGCGGGGGGTGTAATAACAGCGGGATGACAGGGTAAATGATAAACTGAGGAGACATGTTTTGCGTCTCCTTACTGTCACAGATGTAAGGTTTATCCAGGTCTTCTGCATTAACAGACTCTGTCCTTCTGCGAGTTGATCCTCTGCTCTGCAAGGAAACGACAAATGTTAATCACACGTGCAACCCTGTTACGCTTACAGGttaaagcaacaattatttatgtttagttCATGTTATTACTCTCATTTATAGAACTCTATATATATGTTCctgtgaaaaaatatgttatttcaggcttttattgatttatttttaacctttctTCCACACATTGTCAAAATTGTACAGAATAGCAGCAACCTATGTCTCTGCAGCTGCCTGAAGCTTGTTGGACTTTCTGCAATGGCTCTTAACAGCTttggttaaaaattaaaaggaatcagttaatgtttttttttaaaatacagatgtAATAACAAATACAAGTTTTTAACCAGTTTTCAAAATTTCCCTGCACTGAATTTGTACTGAATTTTAACAACGAATGTCATTAAGAGTACCAGTAATATGTTTTAATCATTAAATTGGAGTCTGTGtgccttttaaaataaatatgtatatcctcttttatgtttatctttattttaaaccataaaaatagaaaataaaatgctgattgtataaaaataagaaatttccTAAAGCAGatatttgtctgaaaagttgtttgtttttttttgttttgttttttcatgcgACATTTGCAGCTCCAAACGAGTTTCATTTGGCTGTCCTGAGAGCAAAACGGCTCTTTGGGTTGTAAAGGCTGCAGACCAATGATAAGAACAAACCGGTTAGCACCTTCTAACCACTCGTCTTAACA
Proteins encoded in this window:
- the dpf3 gene encoding zinc finger protein DPF3 isoform X1 encodes the protein MATVIHNPLKSLGDQFYKEAIEHCRSYNARLCAERSVRMPFLDSQTGVAQNNCYIWMEKRHRRPGQAAGQMYTYPARCWRKKRRLHPPLDPQLRLCELRLEADLAPKREGPPGEATALEALLRGDNALEKKNNVSKDEETLLEIQRVLEAEENGDSFHEDEEFEADTPKKKNRNRGKSRGSTRRRTESVNAEDLDKPYICDICGKRYKNRPGLSYHYTHTHLAEEEGEEEKDAETVPPSPHSSDNHKRKTQLSHLTSSLSKIFLYDVFLFLWTAQKGSDGSIIPNDYCDFCLGDQDANRKTGQAEELVSCSDCGRSGHPTCLQFTENMMQAVRTYQWQCIECKSCSLCGTSENDDQLLFCDDCDRGYHMYCLKPPMTQPPEGSWSCHLCLDLLKDKASAHIEA
- the dpf3 gene encoding zinc finger protein DPF3 isoform X2, which gives rise to MATVIHNPLKSLGDQFYKEAIEHCRSYNARLCAERSVRMPFLDSQTGVAQNNCYIWMEKRHRRPGQAAGQMYTYPARCWRKKRRLHPPLDPQLRLCELRLEADLAPKREGPPGEATALEALLRGDNALEKKNNVSKDEETLLEIQRVLEAEENGDSFHEDEEFEADTPKKKNRNRGKSRGSTRRRTESVNAEDLDKPYICDICGKRYKNRPGLSYHYTHTHLAEEEGEEEKDAETVPPSPHSSDNHKPQKGSDGSIIPNDYCDFCLGDQDANRKTGQAEELVSCSDCGRSGHPTCLQFTENMMQAVRTYQWQCIECKSCSLCGTSENDDQLLFCDDCDRGYHMYCLKPPMTQPPEGSWSCHLCLDLLKDKASAHIEA